DNA from SAR324 cluster bacterium:
TGGAATCACGATCATTTCACCAGCACTCAACTCGATCACCAAATACTTCAGCGTGGATGAAGCTGCTGCGCAGTCGCTGCTATCTGGCTATTTCATTGCGATGGCAGTCTCTCAATTGATCTATGGCCCTCTCTCTGATCGATATGGGCGACGTCGCCCCCTGCTGGTTGGCCTAGTTGGATTTGCCCTTGGGGGGCTGTTAGCGGCTTCGGCAGATTCTTTTGAGGGACTCGTGATCGCCCGCGTGCTGCAGGGCCTTGGTGCCGCTTCGATTGCCTCGATTATACGAGCGATCATCAACGACTCATATGGTCGATTGGAAGCCGCCGGAGCCTTCGCAACAATCAGTGGGATCATGGTGATTGTGCCGATCTTCAGTTTTGCCTTTGGTGGTCTGATCAGTGATCTGATCGGTTGGAAAGGGATCATGTTTGGGATTTTCTTTGCAGGTCTGATTCCGCTAGCACTGAATCTGATCTTTTTGCCAGAAACGAACCTTCGGCCGATTCCACAAATTCGATTGGGTAGCCTGGTGCAGGATCATTTGATCCTGTTGACAAATCCGATGTTCCTAACGTTCATGCTTGCTTCCTCATTTTGTGTTGGAATTTTTTTCACGATGATTGGATTTGTTCCATTTGAATATCAGAGAATTGGCGTTGACAACACAGAAATGGGTTTTTGGTTTGTGTTGATTCCATGTGGATACACCTTGGGGAATTTGATTACAAAAAACTTTGTTCACCGTATTGGAATCGAGAGGATGTCGCAGATTGGTGGCTTGATTTCGATCATAGCAACCAGCGCATTGCTGCTGCCAAGCTTTTTAGGTTGGTACCATCCCGCTTTGATTGCGATTCCATGTTTCTTATTTGGTTTCGCATCAGGTTTTGTAATCGCTAATGCGACCATGGGTGCGATTGCAGCGGCAGGAAAGCTGGGAGGAAGTGCATCAGGAATTGTTGGTGCGGGCCAAATGGGTTTTGGCATCTTCGGGGGGTCGTTGGTGGTCAGCGTTGGAGGTTATGAGCATTTTGAGAGTGGAGTGCTGATCCTCATTGGATTGGCAGCCCTTTCCACGCTATCATCAACGTTGGCCCAGCACTTTAGCAAAACTCTACCGCTGGTAGAACCTTTGGAACAGGAAGCATCCTAAAATACGTAGCAGAAGAACAATGAAAAAGGTCAGCAGAAGGGGGGCTGAGAGTGTGGAAAGATCTTCTCAGTTGGGAAGTTGAAAAGATGAGTTGAAAACCACTTCCCTGGAGGACACCACCCAAACCCCGGATCATATGGGCCAGATGGAATGTCGGATAAGATGAGACCGATTCAGCTTTGGCGTTGTGGTATTGCGTTATCGCTTGGATCCCACTGAAATCCAGTATAATCAGGACTTCGCTTTAAAAAATTGATGGAAGTCAAAAAAATAAAAAAATTGCTCAGATTTGGGCCAGCATGCGTTTTTCCAAATTGGGATAGCACAACCCCAAGGTTACACCACGAGCGATTAAGGATATCAGCAAGGCCGCCCATAGTCCGAACAAGTCGAAGATCGGTACCAAGGAGATTAAAGCGATTCCATAGATTACTAAGCTGATAGCCATCATATTGCGCATATCTCTGGTTTGTGTTGCACCAATGAAGATTCCATCTAACATCCAAGATCCTACCCCGAAAATTGGCATGAGCAAAAGAAACGGAAGATACTTGACTGCGGTCTGCCTTACTTCCTCAGACTTGCTGAGCAACTCGATCGTCCAAGTCCCAAATAAGGCAATCACAAGTGTCAGTAATAATGCGATTCCTACGGCCCAGTAACTTGACATCAAAACACTCTGACGTAACCCCAACCGACTGCGTGCACCAATCGCCTGACCAACCAAAGTCTCGGCAGCAAAGGCGAACCCGTCCAAGGCAAAAGCAGTAACCATCAGGAACTGCTCCAGCACATGTGTAGCAGCCAACTCAACCTCTCCGAAATCAGCAGCAACAAACAGGAAAGAAACAAAGATGCACTGCAGCATCAGGGTGCGTAGCAGGATATCTCGATTGACAATTACCATGCGTAGTACCAGGTGTCGATCAAAAACCCTTGACCAATTACACCAATCCCTTCCCCGCCAGATATCTTTACAAAGCAGCAACCCTAGTATTAATCCACTGATCTCAGCGATAAAACTGGCCCAGGCAACACCTTGCACTCCCCAGCCTAGGCCCATCACAAACCAAAGATCCAACAATATGTTGAGTCCATTCATCCAGATTTGAAGTAACAACACTGAGCGGGTACGCTCTTGGGCAATCAACCAGCCGTTTAATCCATAGAGGGCCACTGCAGCAGGAGCACTGAGCACCCGAATTTGCATGTACAATCGGGCCTGGGACTCCACCACCTCTGTAGCAGGAGAGACCTGGAAGGCAAGCCAAAACAGAGGAATCTGCAAAGCAATGATCACTAACCCACCGGCTCCACCAAGTAACAGTACTCTGGTCAGAATCGCGGTCACCTCGGCACTGTCTCGGGCGCCAAAGGCTTGGGAAGCCAGACCTGTGGTGCCCATTCTCAAAAAACCAAAAAACCAGTAAGTTGTACTTAGGATCAAGCCTCCCATCCCTACAGCTGCAATTGGGATGGGAGAGTCGATTTGTCCGACCACTCCCGTATCTACCAAGCTCAGTAAAGGTACGGTGATATTGGCTAGAACGATAGGGATGGCGATGTTGAGAATCCGCCGATGAGTAATCTGCATCTGTGCTTACTAAAGGATTTCTAAAAGGATCGACATTGAATCGAATCTTTCTGTGATTACAGCGATCACTGGACTTGCAGCAAAAATCCTACAAAATTATCCATCTACATTTGTTGAAATTGTTTTGCGCACTGGAGAACTAAGATGATCGTCGATACTACTTGGCTGCAACAAAGAAAATTTGTCTCATCCTGTCCATCTGGCTTCAAACTGGAAATGGATGCCACAGGAAAGTACGGTGGTCGGGGAGAAGGCCTCACTCCAATGGAGTTACTGCTGGCAGGTGTTGCCGGATGTATTGGGATCGACGTGACAATGATTCTCAACCGTTACCTCGATCAGATCAAAAAACTGCACGTCCGCACGGAGGGAGTACGTTGTGAGGAATTACCCACCAAGTTCACCCAAATCAAGGTGACTTTTGATGTTGAAGGAGAGATTGACGCTCCCCGAGTCTGGAGAGCTATTCGCTTGGGCCACCAAAAATACTGTGCGGTATCTGCTTCACTGAACACTGAAATGCAACATTTTCTGATCCTCAATGGGGAGACTATTCCGGAGCCTCCTGAAGAGCAAAGTTCCTGAGTAAGGCAACCTGACCCGAGTCACAGATTACCTGAGGGAAAATCTGCCTTTCATCCAACTAACCCAAAGGAAAGCATGGCCAATGCAGAAGACCTGAAAAAACTCACTAAATCCACAGCATGTCCCAATGGGGATTTAACTCATGCTAACCTACGTGGGGTTGATTTGAAAGGTGCTCAGCTCAAAGGTGCTAACTTGATGCGAGCTGACTTGGCTGAGAGTATTTTGTCAGAAGCAGACCTACGCGGAGCCAATCTCGCTGGGGCCAATCTTCGAGGAACCAATCTCGAGTGGGCTGATCTAAGGGGTTCAGATCTTGACGGAGCTGACTTCACTGATGCCAATTTGCGAGGAGCCTTTCTGGGAGGAGCCCGCATCTGCAATACTACGATGCCCGATGGGCATATTAAGTTCACTGGGTGCTCAAAGCGGCCCTTCCTCGAAGAGGATACAACAGAGTGAGCAGCGCACGCTCTACAGCAATACTGATTCACCAGTTCTACAAGCAACTTCAGCCAGGACGACACCTGATTTTGCTGGTGGGAGTACTACTGCTGGTACTACCGATTTGGTTAGTATTCACAACCTCCACCCATTCTTCCAGAATCCTTGCAGAAGAAGGAATCCAGTGGTGGATTGGTGAGAGGTTTCTTGAAAACTATGCCACCTTGTGGTGGCAGGAGAGCGGCTTTCGTCGACAGGTAACTGTGCCAGGAATGCTGCTCAATAGCACTATTCTCGGGCTTGGCTTCATGGTTGGCTCGCTGGTCATCTCCATGACTGCTGCCTATGCAATCGTCTTCTTCCGGTTTCCCTTCGGTAGTTTCTGCTTTTGGATGATTTTCATCACTTTGCTCTTTCCCTTGGAGGCTCGGATCATTCCTTCCTATCAGGTTGTGGCTCGCCTAAATATGTTGGATTCCTACAGTGGCCTGATTCTCCCCTTGATCTCTTCGGCTACGGGAACTTTCTTTTTCCGTCAATTCTATCGGTCTATTCCGGATGAGCTGCTGGAAGCCTCCAAACTCGATGGTTCTGGCCCCTGGCGTTTCTTTGTTGATATCTTGTTGCCTCTGTCCAAGACAATGATTGCGGCTCTAGCGCTGATTTTGTTTGTGGTAGGTTGGAATCAGTACCTTTGGCCCCTGATGATCACAACCAGCGAAAACTTCACTACCCTGATGCTCGGTATTCGGACGGCACGTGGGTACCAGGGATTTGCCATCGCGATTCTGGCACTTCTTCCACCCTTGCTAGTAGTCATCTTTTTTCAAAGACGATTTGTCAAAGGATTACTCGAAGTCTATAAGTGACGAAAAATTTGGTTAAAGCTGGGTCGGTTAAAAATTTGTCACATGATATTTACAAACAAC
Protein-coding regions in this window:
- a CDS encoding multidrug effflux MFS transporter, which gives rise to MNPLVPRKVATWLLVVTMGCGTAGITIISPALNSITKYFSVDEAAAQSLLSGYFIAMAVSQLIYGPLSDRYGRRRPLLVGLVGFALGGLLAASADSFEGLVIARVLQGLGAASIASIIRAIINDSYGRLEAAGAFATISGIMVIVPIFSFAFGGLISDLIGWKGIMFGIFFAGLIPLALNLIFLPETNLRPIPQIRLGSLVQDHLILLTNPMFLTFMLASSFCVGIFFTMIGFVPFEYQRIGVDNTEMGFWFVLIPCGYTLGNLITKNFVHRIGIERMSQIGGLISIIATSALLLPSFLGWYHPALIAIPCFLFGFASGFVIANATMGAIAAAGKLGGSASGIVGAGQMGFGIFGGSLVVSVGGYEHFESGVLILIGLAALSTLSSTLAQHFSKTLPLVEPLEQEAS
- a CDS encoding MATE family efflux transporter; its protein translation is MQITHRRILNIAIPIVLANITVPLLSLVDTGVVGQIDSPIPIAAVGMGGLILSTTYWFFGFLRMGTTGLASQAFGARDSAEVTAILTRVLLLGGAGGLVIIALQIPLFWLAFQVSPATEVVESQARLYMQIRVLSAPAAVALYGLNGWLIAQERTRSVLLLQIWMNGLNILLDLWFVMGLGWGVQGVAWASFIAEISGLILGLLLCKDIWRGRDWCNWSRVFDRHLVLRMVIVNRDILLRTLMLQCIFVSFLFVAADFGEVELAATHVLEQFLMVTAFALDGFAFAAETLVGQAIGARSRLGLRQSVLMSSYWAVGIALLLTLVIALFGTWTIELLSKSEEVRQTAVKYLPFLLLMPIFGVGSWMLDGIFIGATQTRDMRNMMAISLVIYGIALISLVPIFDLFGLWAALLISLIARGVTLGLCYPNLEKRMLAQI
- a CDS encoding OsmC family protein, with amino-acid sequence MIVDTTWLQQRKFVSSCPSGFKLEMDATGKYGGRGEGLTPMELLLAGVAGCIGIDVTMILNRYLDQIKKLHVRTEGVRCEELPTKFTQIKVTFDVEGEIDAPRVWRAIRLGHQKYCAVSASLNTEMQHFLILNGETIPEPPEEQSS
- a CDS encoding pentapeptide repeat-containing protein — encoded protein: MANAEDLKKLTKSTACPNGDLTHANLRGVDLKGAQLKGANLMRADLAESILSEADLRGANLAGANLRGTNLEWADLRGSDLDGADFTDANLRGAFLGGARICNTTMPDGHIKFTGCSKRPFLEEDTTE
- a CDS encoding ABC transporter permease subunit, yielding MHQFYKQLQPGRHLILLVGVLLLVLPIWLVFTTSTHSSRILAEEGIQWWIGERFLENYATLWWQESGFRRQVTVPGMLLNSTILGLGFMVGSLVISMTAAYAIVFFRFPFGSFCFWMIFITLLFPLEARIIPSYQVVARLNMLDSYSGLILPLISSATGTFFFRQFYRSIPDELLEASKLDGSGPWRFFVDILLPLSKTMIAALALILFVVGWNQYLWPLMITTSENFTTLMLGIRTARGYQGFAIAILALLPPLLVVIFFQRRFVKGLLEVYK